The Cohnella abietis genome has a segment encoding these proteins:
- a CDS encoding cation diffusion facilitator family transporter, whose amino-acid sequence MNTSDFHHLDHVKEQKASKKTLWITLGLTFFFTFVELIGGLLSRSLALLSDSAHMVSDVFALGLSMLAIYMATRRPNQKFTFGFLRFEIIASFINGLALIVISLWIVIEGIRRIIHPEVVDLKLMLIIASIGLVVNIVLTIVLSRSMKEEDNLNVKSALWHFIGDLLSSVGVIVSAIVIYYTGWAIFDPLISMVIGAIICTGGFRIIREAYLILMESVPERFDLEQIRADLATVEGVEDVHEMHLWAVTTEHYSLTAHVFVRGDIQPYCVTLAIDELLKSKYGISHSTIQVENADLHDHGEYGRQFQLRRA is encoded by the coding sequence ATGAATACGTCTGATTTCCACCACCTCGATCATGTGAAGGAGCAGAAGGCTTCGAAGAAGACGTTGTGGATCACACTGGGCCTCACATTCTTTTTTACATTTGTTGAATTGATCGGTGGGCTGCTGTCCCGTTCTCTTGCCTTATTATCAGACTCGGCGCATATGGTTTCCGATGTATTCGCGCTTGGTCTTAGTATGCTTGCCATCTACATGGCGACTCGCAGGCCGAACCAGAAGTTTACCTTCGGATTTCTTCGTTTCGAGATTATTGCCTCATTCATCAATGGTTTGGCACTAATCGTCATTTCGTTATGGATCGTAATAGAAGGTATCCGGCGGATCATTCATCCCGAGGTTGTGGACTTGAAGCTAATGCTAATCATTGCTTCGATCGGGCTCGTTGTGAACATCGTACTGACAATTGTACTGAGCAGAAGCATGAAAGAGGAAGACAATCTAAACGTAAAAAGCGCGCTGTGGCATTTTATCGGAGATTTGTTAAGCTCGGTTGGTGTTATCGTGTCAGCAATCGTTATCTATTACACCGGATGGGCGATATTCGATCCTCTAATTAGTATGGTCATTGGTGCGATTATCTGTACAGGAGGCTTTAGGATTATACGAGAAGCTTACCTGATTCTGATGGAATCTGTTCCTGAACGGTTTGATCTGGAGCAAATACGCGCGGACCTAGCGACTGTAGAAGGCGTGGAGGATGTGCACGAAATGCACCTTTGGGCTGTAACGACAGAGCATTACTCGCTTACGGCCCATGTATTTGTTCGGGGCGATATTCAGCCTTACTGCGTTACTTTAGCGATAGACGAGCTGCTGAAAAGCAAATACGGCATCTCCCATTCAACGATTCAGGTTGAAAACGCAGATTTGCATGATCATGGAGAGTATGGTCGTCAGTTTCAATTACGTCGGGCTTAG
- a CDS encoding vWA domain-containing protein, which translates to MKQILLITDGGSNVGESPVSAAAQAYAEGITVNVAGVIDEGTIGEYGAAEIAEIARAGGGISQIVTSRQLSRTVQMMTRQTVAGSIKQAVNHELRQLFGVGDVGSLPPPKRAEVVKVMEEMEETLSLSLALLIDASASMKPKLRAVEEAIRDLTLSLQARSGKSQVAVFHFPGDSMHTYCVMDSGWTSNSGKIGSLFGKIRMGGTTPTGPALLQVVDFITETCGKISTVEQMDTSLKTTQGDSNGVRSDYVV; encoded by the coding sequence ATGAAACAAATATTGCTAATTACAGACGGGGGCTCCAATGTGGGAGAAAGCCCCGTTTCCGCTGCGGCTCAAGCTTATGCAGAAGGCATTACGGTTAATGTTGCAGGCGTTATAGATGAAGGGACTATTGGCGAGTATGGAGCCGCTGAAATTGCTGAAATTGCTCGTGCTGGTGGAGGTATCAGTCAAATCGTCACGAGTCGGCAGCTATCCCGAACTGTGCAGATGATGACGAGACAGACGGTTGCAGGAAGCATTAAGCAGGCCGTTAACCATGAGCTTCGTCAGCTGTTCGGCGTAGGCGATGTAGGCTCACTCCCCCCGCCTAAACGTGCCGAGGTCGTTAAAGTGATGGAGGAGATGGAAGAAACCCTGTCACTGTCTTTAGCTTTACTAATTGACGCTAGTGCTAGCATGAAACCAAAGCTGCGTGCTGTGGAGGAAGCGATCCGCGATCTAACGCTTAGCTTACAGGCGAGATCAGGTAAGAGCCAGGTAGCTGTTTTTCATTTTCCAGGAGATTCAATGCATACTTATTGCGTTATGGATTCGGGATGGACATCCAACTCAGGTAAGATAGGATCGCTGTTTGGCAAAATTCGTATGGGAGGCACGACGCCAACAGGACCAGCACTTCTACAAGTCGTAGATTTTATTACGGAAACTTGTGGTAAAATAAGCACAGTAGAGCAAATGGACACGTCGCTAAAGACCACACAGGGCGATTCGAACGGGGTGCGGAGTGACTACGTCGTCTGA
- a CDS encoding serine/threonine protein kinase — protein MTTSSDKQPFPPGTEIKGEWNGRSYRLDQLLGVGANGQVYLASSSSSRLKFAIKLGLEAAELQGEANILASLDHSEKDRPPFLLDVDDAMVGGKKVPFYVMRYIPGSPVKAYLREKGSHWMGVIGYRLLERLTQLHEAGWIFGDIKSDNVLVGEYGRVELVDYGGMSAIGRSVRQFTEIYDRGYWSAGSRTADPAYDHFSVALLWLHALDGKRLVQLSKILLPQNRHPRELMKLVRSNPRLLPLEDWMEKALTGQFEHSQDASKQWRNAVRISQTASKSNDRVPGWMAGLLGASIVLCLSLVALWMFQ, from the coding sequence GTGACTACGTCGTCTGATAAGCAGCCTTTTCCGCCAGGGACAGAAATAAAAGGCGAGTGGAATGGTAGAAGTTATCGTCTGGACCAGTTATTAGGAGTAGGGGCTAATGGGCAAGTGTATTTAGCGTCTTCCTCCAGCAGTCGCTTGAAGTTTGCGATTAAACTTGGATTGGAAGCTGCGGAGCTGCAGGGAGAAGCTAATATTTTAGCGTCCTTAGATCATTCGGAGAAGGATCGTCCTCCCTTTTTGTTGGATGTAGATGATGCCATGGTAGGGGGAAAGAAGGTTCCCTTCTACGTCATGCGTTACATACCAGGCAGTCCAGTTAAAGCCTATCTGAGGGAGAAAGGCTCCCATTGGATGGGCGTTATTGGTTACCGTTTATTAGAGCGCTTAACGCAGCTTCATGAAGCGGGATGGATTTTCGGGGATATTAAAAGTGATAACGTCCTGGTTGGTGAGTACGGACGGGTTGAGCTTGTAGATTATGGAGGCATGTCGGCTATTGGCCGAAGTGTTCGCCAATTTACTGAGATTTATGACAGGGGCTATTGGTCTGCGGGTAGCCGTACGGCTGATCCGGCTTACGACCATTTCTCAGTGGCATTATTGTGGCTGCATGCGCTTGATGGCAAGCGGTTGGTGCAGCTATCTAAGATTTTGCTGCCACAGAATCGTCATCCACGGGAGCTTATGAAGCTGGTAAGAAGCAATCCCCGGCTCCTTCCGCTGGAGGATTGGATGGAGAAGGCTTTAACGGGACAATTCGAGCATTCTCAGGATGCTAGCAAGCAATGGCGTAATGCTGTTCGTATTTCTCAGACAGCTTCAAAATCCAATGATCGGGTTCCAGGGTGGATGGCTGGTCTGCTGGGCGCTTCAATTGTTCTCTGTCTATCCTTAGTGGCGCTATGGATGTTTCAATAG
- the tilS gene encoding tRNA lysidine(34) synthetase TilS — MTVQVQQQEDWKAHIMAQARADGWWQGDSAVVAAISGGPDSMALLHILRAMAEEEPFRIIVAHVNHQFRGAESDAEAAMVGRLAAEWGLPFESAELNVPAYILDTGMNTQSAAREKRYEFLKQVAHKHSCSYLLTGHHADDQAETVLMRVIRGTGVSGLAGIPARRKDEQLELIRPLLRINKCELLDYCKRNGVPYAVDSSNVDRHYFRNAVRLDLLPLLEQYNPKLKESLVRLATMAAADDDYMQDQTLQAFKEKVTPYGEGFRLERRWFRGLHIALQRRLIKLILNCSANPRQMLDFQHVEEILTALVREHPTTTQLDIGDGWVLKREYDEVYIGQGFPSEVGFSYTITDTASEVLIEEAGQRVILEHLEGFIPYARSGLQEASFDAGQIKFPIQIRSRMPGDLIQPYGLNGTKKVQDMFIDAKVPRSRRDKIPILVDGDNRVLWIPGMRRSSHALVTPNTRLTLLIRLVSIEN, encoded by the coding sequence ATGACTGTGCAAGTGCAACAGCAGGAAGACTGGAAGGCTCACATAATGGCACAAGCACGGGCGGACGGCTGGTGGCAAGGGGATAGCGCTGTCGTTGCAGCGATTTCCGGAGGTCCCGATTCGATGGCTCTCTTACATATACTTCGAGCAATGGCGGAGGAAGAGCCCTTCCGAATCATTGTTGCGCATGTCAATCACCAGTTCCGCGGAGCGGAGTCGGATGCTGAGGCGGCTATGGTAGGTCGTTTGGCGGCGGAATGGGGTTTGCCTTTCGAGTCAGCAGAGCTGAATGTACCAGCATATATATTAGATACTGGCATGAATACCCAATCCGCGGCTAGGGAAAAGCGCTATGAATTTCTTAAGCAGGTTGCTCATAAGCATTCTTGTTCTTACTTATTGACGGGACATCATGCCGATGATCAAGCCGAAACCGTACTGATGAGAGTCATCAGAGGAACGGGTGTAAGCGGGCTTGCTGGCATACCTGCCAGACGAAAAGATGAACAATTGGAACTGATTCGCCCCTTGCTGCGTATTAACAAATGTGAGCTTCTAGATTATTGTAAGCGAAACGGGGTGCCTTACGCGGTTGATAGCAGCAATGTCGACCGACATTATTTCCGCAATGCTGTCCGGTTAGATCTCTTGCCGTTGCTAGAGCAGTATAATCCCAAGCTTAAAGAATCATTGGTTAGACTTGCTACTATGGCAGCGGCGGATGACGATTATATGCAAGACCAAACCCTTCAGGCGTTCAAGGAGAAGGTAACTCCATATGGAGAGGGCTTCCGGTTAGAGCGACGATGGTTCCGCGGCCTTCACATCGCTTTACAACGCAGATTGATTAAATTAATATTAAATTGTTCTGCTAACCCTCGCCAGATGTTGGATTTTCAACATGTGGAGGAAATTCTTACTGCACTTGTACGCGAACATCCGACGACTACTCAGTTGGACATCGGAGATGGATGGGTGCTTAAGCGGGAATATGATGAGGTGTATATCGGTCAGGGCTTTCCGTCAGAGGTAGGTTTTTCTTATACCATTACTGACACGGCGAGTGAAGTTCTTATCGAGGAAGCAGGACAACGAGTTATACTGGAGCATCTAGAAGGTTTCATTCCCTATGCGCGGTCGGGTTTGCAGGAAGCATCCTTTGACGCAGGTCAAATTAAGTTTCCCATTCAAATTCGAAGTCGCATGCCGGGAGATCTTATACAGCCTTATGGACTAAACGGCACTAAAAAAGTGCAAGATATGTTCATCGATGCCAAAGTTCCGCGTTCCCGTCGCGATAAAATTCCCATTCTGGTGGATGGAGACAACCGCGTGTTATGGATACCGGGAATGCGGCGCTCGAGTCACGCTCTTGTTACTCCAAATACACGATTAACCTTGTTGATTAGGTTGGTCAGTATTGAAAACTAG
- the hpt gene encoding hypoxanthine phosphoribosyltransferase, giving the protein MHNDIQEVLYSQEVIQQKVQELGATISRDYEGRNPLVICVLKGAFIFMADLSKNIDIPIELDFMAVSSYGNSTRSSGEVRIVKDLDASVEGRDVLIVEDIIDSGLTLSYLIDVLERRNALSVNVVALFDKPGRRTVDLNADYTGFSIPDAFVVGYGLDYAERYRNLPYVGVLKPEVYTV; this is encoded by the coding sequence TTGCACAACGACATTCAAGAAGTTCTATACTCGCAAGAAGTAATACAGCAGAAGGTACAGGAGCTCGGAGCGACGATTAGTCGTGATTATGAGGGACGCAATCCACTTGTGATCTGTGTACTGAAGGGCGCTTTTATTTTTATGGCGGACTTGTCCAAGAATATCGATATCCCTATTGAGCTTGATTTCATGGCGGTATCGAGCTATGGCAATTCCACAAGATCTTCTGGTGAGGTCAGAATTGTTAAAGATTTAGACGCATCAGTTGAAGGTAGAGACGTCCTTATTGTAGAAGATATTATTGACAGTGGATTGACCCTAAGCTACTTGATCGATGTCCTGGAGCGCCGCAATGCGTTGTCCGTTAACGTGGTGGCTCTGTTCGATAAACCGGGACGCCGTACAGTAGACCTGAACGCAGACTACACCGGATTTAGTATTCCTGATGCATTCGTCGTTGGATATGGGCTTGATTATGCGGAGAGATACCGCAATTTGCCTTATGTCGGAGTGCTCAAGCCGGAAGTCTATACGGTTTAA
- the ftsH gene encoding ATP-dependent zinc metalloprotease FtsH: protein MNRFIRNTGFYLLIFLVTVGIVQFFIGKQDTTKELNYNQIVQAVQQGNVKELTLQIQSGTYLVTGEYKPKAANEKGETFMGRAPYADYALQQLTQIGLEKNFEVNIKKMPGQSFWLTFLTSIIPFIIMFVLFFFLINQAQGGGGKVMNFGKSRARLYNEEKKRVTFEDVAGADEEKQELVEVVEFLKDPRKFAALGARIPKGVLLVGPPGTGKTLLARAVAGEAGVPFFTISGSDFVEMFVGVGASRVRDLFENAKKNSPCIIFIDEIDAVGRQRGAGLGGGHDEREQTLNQLLVEMDGFGANEGIIIVAATNRPDILDPALLRPGRFDRQITVDRPDVKGREAVLKVHARNKPLNKDVRLGTIAKRTTGFTGADLENLLNEAALLAARRNKKDIAMQEVDEAIDRVIVGTEKKSRIISDREKRIVAYHEAGHTIAGFFLEHADTVHKVTIVPRGRAGGYVIMLPKEDRMLVTKQELLDKVTGLLAGRAAEEIFIGEIGTGAYSDFKSATSIVRAMIMEYGMSEKLGTMQFGSSSQGQVFLGRDIGHEQNYSDAIAYEIDQEMQSITRDCYDRARKLLNEKSAEMHLLAKTLLEQETLDLEQIKTLIEKGIFVANVEEPSSNDEESKAEPIVDTIGDVKVRIQTRDDEPLPTIPDSRKDDGSEEPK from the coding sequence ATGAATCGGTTCATCCGGAACACAGGGTTTTACTTACTTATCTTTTTGGTAACGGTTGGGATTGTTCAGTTTTTCATTGGGAAGCAGGATACGACCAAGGAACTGAATTACAATCAAATTGTTCAAGCAGTCCAGCAGGGCAATGTTAAGGAACTGACCTTGCAAATTCAAAGCGGCACCTATTTAGTAACAGGTGAATATAAGCCTAAGGCCGCTAATGAGAAGGGCGAAACGTTCATGGGCCGTGCGCCTTATGCCGATTACGCACTTCAACAGCTTACTCAGATTGGGTTAGAGAAAAACTTTGAAGTTAACATTAAAAAAATGCCGGGACAAAGCTTCTGGCTGACATTCTTGACCTCTATTATCCCTTTCATCATCATGTTCGTTCTCTTCTTCTTCCTGATTAATCAGGCACAAGGCGGCGGCGGTAAGGTGATGAATTTCGGCAAAAGTCGTGCCCGTCTCTATAATGAAGAGAAGAAACGGGTCACGTTCGAGGATGTGGCCGGAGCGGATGAAGAGAAGCAAGAGTTGGTCGAGGTTGTCGAGTTCTTGAAGGATCCCCGTAAGTTTGCGGCGCTTGGCGCACGCATTCCAAAAGGTGTTCTCCTCGTCGGTCCTCCAGGTACAGGTAAAACGTTGCTTGCTCGTGCAGTAGCGGGTGAAGCGGGCGTTCCGTTCTTCACTATATCTGGTTCTGATTTTGTTGAAATGTTCGTGGGCGTCGGGGCATCCCGTGTTCGTGACTTGTTCGAGAATGCAAAGAAAAACTCGCCATGTATTATCTTTATCGATGAGATCGATGCTGTTGGTCGTCAACGGGGCGCAGGCCTTGGTGGTGGACATGATGAGCGTGAGCAAACACTCAATCAGCTTCTCGTAGAGATGGACGGCTTCGGTGCCAATGAAGGTATCATTATCGTTGCTGCAACGAATAGACCAGACATTCTTGATCCAGCCTTGCTTCGTCCAGGCCGGTTTGACCGTCAGATTACGGTTGATCGTCCAGACGTTAAGGGCCGTGAAGCAGTATTGAAGGTTCATGCTCGCAACAAGCCTTTGAATAAAGATGTTCGTCTTGGCACTATTGCTAAACGTACAACTGGATTTACAGGTGCTGATCTGGAAAACTTACTCAACGAGGCAGCCTTGCTTGCTGCACGTCGTAATAAGAAAGATATCGCCATGCAAGAAGTCGATGAAGCGATTGACCGTGTTATCGTAGGTACGGAGAAGAAAAGCCGTATCATTAGCGATCGTGAGAAGCGTATTGTCGCTTATCATGAAGCGGGTCATACAATTGCTGGATTCTTCCTTGAGCATGCGGATACGGTACACAAGGTAACGATCGTTCCACGTGGACGTGCAGGCGGTTATGTCATCATGCTTCCTAAGGAAGACCGTATGCTTGTGACTAAGCAAGAGCTTCTTGATAAAGTGACAGGCTTGCTGGCAGGTCGTGCAGCCGAAGAAATCTTTATCGGAGAAATTGGTACGGGCGCTTATAGCGACTTTAAGTCAGCTACAAGCATCGTACGTGCAATGATCATGGAGTACGGAATGAGTGAAAAGCTCGGAACTATGCAGTTCGGTAGCAGTTCCCAAGGTCAGGTATTCTTAGGCCGTGACATCGGACATGAACAGAACTATTCTGATGCCATTGCTTATGAGATCGACCAAGAGATGCAGAGCATTACTCGTGATTGCTATGATCGTGCTAGGAAGCTCCTTAACGAGAAGAGTGCAGAGATGCATTTGTTAGCTAAGACGCTTCTTGAACAGGAGACGCTTGATCTCGAACAGATCAAGACTTTGATCGAGAAGGGTATCTTCGTAGCTAACGTTGAGGAACCATCCTCTAACGACGAGGAGTCCAAAGCTGAACCGATTGTGGATACGATTGGCGATGTCAAGGTGCGGATTCAAACCCGTGATGACGAGCCATTGCCGACTATACCGGATTCGCGCAAGGATGACGGCTCCGAAGAGCCTAAATAA
- the nadA gene encoding quinolinate synthase NadA → MEALALERKAEQNRELRERLMQLKKERNAIILAHYYQRDEIQEVADFRGDSFLLAQKAASTDADVIVFCGVHFMGESAKILAPHKTVLVPDERAGCPMADMVNPIGLRELKAKHPNAKVVTYINSSADVKAETDICCTSANAVNVVNSVDADEVIWCPDKNLGHYVQQFTDKKMIIWEGYCNTHDMLTIKDVEEMRAKYPNAEFVVHPECRPEVVEMADFVGSTTGILKHCRESSHQEFIVGTEDGTGYQLRLDSPNKSFHFASKFLVCPNMKVNNLKKVVKALETMQPQIYVPQDVADKARLSLERMLLVK, encoded by the coding sequence ATGGAGGCTTTGGCACTAGAGCGTAAAGCAGAACAAAATCGCGAGCTACGCGAACGGCTTATGCAGCTTAAGAAGGAACGGAATGCCATTATTCTCGCTCATTATTATCAGCGTGATGAAATACAGGAGGTCGCGGATTTTCGCGGAGATTCTTTTCTGCTAGCTCAGAAAGCGGCATCAACAGATGCGGATGTCATCGTGTTCTGTGGTGTACATTTTATGGGAGAGAGTGCTAAGATTCTGGCTCCACATAAGACCGTGCTCGTTCCGGACGAACGTGCAGGCTGCCCAATGGCAGATATGGTTAATCCGATTGGACTTAGGGAATTAAAGGCAAAGCACCCGAATGCTAAAGTCGTTACCTATATTAATTCCTCTGCTGACGTTAAGGCGGAAACGGATATTTGCTGTACGTCCGCTAATGCGGTCAACGTTGTCAATTCAGTTGATGCCGATGAAGTCATCTGGTGTCCAGATAAGAACCTTGGGCATTATGTGCAGCAATTTACTGACAAGAAGATGATTATTTGGGAAGGCTACTGCAACACCCACGACATGTTGACTATTAAGGATGTCGAGGAGATGCGGGCGAAGTATCCGAATGCGGAATTCGTAGTCCACCCAGAATGCCGTCCGGAAGTCGTTGAAATGGCCGATTTCGTTGGCAGTACGACGGGTATTCTTAAGCATTGTCGGGAATCCAGTCATCAAGAGTTTATTGTAGGTACGGAGGACGGAACAGGATATCAGCTTCGTCTGGATAGTCCTAATAAATCCTTTCATTTCGCATCGAAATTTCTCGTCTGCCCGAACATGAAGGTTAATAACCTGAAGAAGGTTGTTAAAGCCTTAGAGACGATGCAACCGCAAATATATGTACCGCAGGATGTCGCGGACAAGGCTCGTTTATCGCTGGAGCGCATGCTGCTAGTAAAGTAA
- the nadB gene encoding L-aspartate oxidase has product MIPRYVVDFDLDKLPRIETDVIVIGAGIAGLYTALKASETQRVLMITKKSLFDSNTRYAQGGIAAVISDEDSPDFLAKDTLIAGAGLCNAAAVDVLVHEGPHGVQELIRYGTNFDEEDGQYALTKEGAHSQRRILHANGDATGFEIVRALAEKVKSDPTLELWDDHFVLDLLTEDGECRGALVQKPDGSRVAVFGRATVLCTGGTGQLYRYTTNPEVATGDGVAMAYRAGADIRDMEFNQFHPTSLCYPGAPRFLISEAVRGEGAFLRNINGDRFMENYHPQLELAPRDVVARAIVNEMETTKSTYVYIDITHESPELIKHRFPTIFEYCLNYGLDMTTDWIPVAPAAHYMMGGVKTDLHGETSIHRLFACGEASSTGVHGANRLASNSLSEAIVFGQRIVDAVNKLTPAKASADNGLGLDRNAALTGALIERRLKLQKGMVRYAGLRRDRAGLLKGLEELKKQLPLFQLCLSKKEELEYANLLTCAFLVTEGALNREESRGGHYREDYPQRDDLNWRTHTILNREKGIRTERVDDDV; this is encoded by the coding sequence ATGATTCCAAGGTACGTTGTTGATTTTGATCTAGACAAGCTTCCTCGCATTGAGACGGACGTGATCGTTATTGGGGCCGGCATCGCCGGACTATATACGGCGCTAAAGGCCAGCGAGACGCAGCGGGTATTAATGATAACTAAGAAGTCCTTATTCGATAGCAACACCCGCTATGCGCAAGGCGGAATTGCTGCGGTAATTTCCGATGAAGATTCTCCCGATTTTCTTGCTAAAGATACATTGATTGCTGGAGCAGGTCTTTGTAATGCCGCAGCAGTCGATGTGCTTGTTCATGAAGGGCCTCATGGGGTACAGGAGCTTATTAGATACGGCACCAACTTTGATGAAGAAGACGGCCAGTACGCTCTGACGAAGGAAGGTGCTCATAGCCAACGTCGTATACTCCATGCTAATGGGGATGCCACAGGCTTTGAGATCGTCCGTGCATTGGCGGAGAAGGTCAAATCTGATCCGACTCTTGAGCTGTGGGACGATCATTTTGTGCTGGATCTGTTGACGGAGGACGGGGAATGTCGGGGGGCGCTCGTTCAGAAGCCAGACGGATCTCGCGTTGCTGTATTCGGACGAGCTACTGTGCTTTGTACAGGGGGCACCGGGCAGCTCTATCGGTATACGACTAATCCTGAGGTGGCAACCGGTGACGGGGTGGCTATGGCCTACCGTGCAGGTGCTGATATTCGGGATATGGAGTTTAATCAATTCCACCCGACGTCTCTTTGTTATCCTGGTGCGCCTAGATTTCTTATCTCGGAGGCCGTTCGCGGCGAGGGTGCATTCTTACGCAATATTAATGGCGACAGATTCATGGAAAATTATCATCCTCAGCTAGAGCTTGCTCCTAGAGATGTTGTGGCTCGTGCAATTGTGAACGAGATGGAAACGACAAAGTCTACTTATGTTTATATTGATATTACGCATGAAAGCCCTGAATTAATTAAGCATCGTTTTCCGACGATATTTGAATATTGCTTAAATTATGGACTCGATATGACGACGGATTGGATACCTGTAGCGCCAGCAGCTCATTATATGATGGGTGGAGTCAAAACTGATCTCCATGGCGAGACTAGTATTCATCGTCTCTTTGCCTGTGGTGAAGCTTCCTCGACTGGAGTGCATGGCGCTAACCGGCTTGCAAGTAATTCATTGTCGGAGGCTATCGTTTTCGGACAACGTATCGTAGATGCTGTAAACAAGCTTACCCCAGCAAAGGCTTCTGCAGACAATGGCTTAGGCTTAGATAGGAATGCTGCATTGACGGGTGCACTTATCGAGCGCCGCCTGAAGCTTCAGAAGGGAATGGTTCGCTACGCTGGATTACGAAGAGATCGTGCCGGACTTCTTAAGGGGCTAGAGGAGTTAAAGAAGCAGCTGCCATTGTTTCAGCTGTGTCTCTCTAAGAAAGAGGAATTGGAATATGCTAATCTCTTGACCTGCGCATTCCTTGTAACCGAGGGAGCACTCAATCGTGAAGAAAGTCGTGGCGGTCATTATCGGGAAGATTATCCTCAGAGGGATGATTTGAATTGGCGTACACACACGATATTGAACCGGGAAAAAGGTATTCGTACAGAAAGGGTCGACGACGATGTTTGA
- the nadC gene encoding carboxylating nicotinate-nucleotide diphosphorylase, giving the protein MFERESDWTIGGPAIEAVKDQLRSWLAEDIGSGDATTMATVPLGHVSSGIIHAKQSGILAGIPLARLVFEVIDKDLKFNAQVADGVRVEKGTVLAIVEGSTHSILTGERLALNLLQRLSGIATKTNEYVEAAQGQAVKIADTRKTTPGHRTLEKYAVRVGGGANHRFGLYDAVMIKDNHIKAAGGITAAVHAAKSRIPHTMMIEVEAESLAEAEEAVHAGAHIVMLDNMTAAAMAEAVTVVRRMAPHIVLEASGGITPERVADVARSGVDIISVGSLTHSFLALDISLDLNAKKQQGVPI; this is encoded by the coding sequence ATGTTTGAACGAGAAAGCGATTGGACAATCGGTGGTCCTGCAATTGAAGCAGTGAAAGATCAGCTTCGCTCTTGGTTGGCGGAAGACATTGGTTCGGGAGACGCTACAACAATGGCGACTGTACCCCTGGGTCATGTATCGAGCGGAATTATCCATGCTAAACAGTCGGGCATTCTTGCTGGTATTCCTTTAGCGCGGCTTGTTTTCGAGGTCATAGATAAAGATTTGAAGTTTAATGCTCAGGTAGCAGATGGAGTTAGAGTGGAAAAGGGTACGGTTCTAGCCATTGTTGAAGGCTCAACACATAGCATTCTGACGGGTGAAAGACTGGCGCTCAACTTATTGCAGAGGCTTTCGGGTATTGCAACCAAAACTAACGAATACGTAGAAGCTGCTCAGGGGCAGGCTGTAAAGATTGCCGATACCCGCAAGACTACTCCAGGACATCGGACACTTGAGAAATATGCAGTTAGAGTCGGTGGTGGAGCTAATCACCGCTTCGGTTTGTATGATGCTGTCATGATCAAGGATAATCACATTAAAGCAGCTGGAGGGATTACAGCGGCAGTTCATGCGGCGAAATCCCGTATTCCCCATACGATGATGATTGAGGTAGAGGCTGAGTCTTTAGCAGAGGCTGAAGAAGCGGTTCATGCTGGGGCGCATATCGTCATGCTTGATAATATGACGGCTGCTGCGATGGCAGAGGCTGTAACGGTTGTGCGGCGTATGGCTCCACATATTGTCCTAGAAGCTTCCGGTGGGATTACACCTGAGCGAGTGGCAGACGTAGCGCGGAGTGGCGTTGACATCATATCGGTTGGGAGCTTGACTCATTCTTTTCTAGCGCTTGATATAAGCTTGGATCTGAATGCTAAGAAGCAGCAGGGGGTACCGATATGA